Proteins encoded together in one Synechococcus sp. BL107 window:
- a CDS encoding DUF3370 family protein: MQACAGGAAKQTNAATVFMSLKKVPLLVLACVSFASASLELCGSADSRAYVAILAGQRARPLNGTFNNVPVLHSNQPEIVTGPGILVNTAPGAGIAMENNRPLNNATYTFNGSFGVHMHHKYYPSDASKLGGSRSRGLLTLALIASNPGKTSVTLKFKRGSVKNSFEAPYHSNKLMGVKPLGKRPWNTGPGDATAVQLLRNELDRKVPDTVTIPAGSRVVVVRTVLPARGIANGLLQGQSNGPFTMAVVASEQTSSDQNLFSVLDNGRLAPGRIYLNRIREIQLGRVFSRVAGVALGDEYRASISHDLSQGALHVPLTSTPRHHFGTREIQVNPLAVRMIDSALNNIGTYGVRYAVTLNLVGNGNYQLVMSHPVVSGKKPFTAFRGSMQIEHQNSLKEIHVGLRSGESLALTDINLLQGQDSPVKVTLVYPADATPGHLLSVVPVDQLALLHQRQRQQRTAQQNSTITKTKLVVPNSPPPLPELQQKVPPKPVSSLQPAIMAPRPSTSHTNDPRYTDAIRSQQQWLRQLQGR; the protein is encoded by the coding sequence ATGCAGGCCTGTGCTGGTGGAGCCGCAAAGCAAACGAATGCGGCAACAGTGTTCATGAGTCTCAAAAAAGTCCCATTACTAGTCCTGGCTTGCGTCTCATTTGCCTCTGCCTCGCTCGAACTTTGCGGTTCAGCCGATAGCCGTGCCTATGTCGCCATCTTGGCTGGCCAGCGGGCGCGACCTCTCAATGGCACCTTCAATAACGTTCCCGTCTTGCATTCAAATCAGCCCGAGATCGTGACGGGTCCAGGAATCCTTGTGAATACGGCCCCAGGAGCAGGGATCGCAATGGAAAACAATCGTCCGTTGAACAACGCAACTTATACATTTAATGGTTCATTTGGTGTTCATATGCATCACAAGTATTATCCAAGTGATGCTTCGAAATTGGGAGGAAGTCGCTCCCGAGGGTTGCTCACATTAGCTCTTATTGCTTCTAACCCAGGCAAGACATCTGTTACCTTAAAGTTTAAGCGTGGTTCGGTTAAAAATAGCTTCGAAGCCCCATATCACAGTAATAAATTGATGGGAGTTAAACCCCTTGGAAAGCGACCATGGAATACAGGACCAGGTGACGCCACTGCTGTTCAGCTTTTGCGCAACGAATTAGATCGCAAAGTTCCAGATACTGTGACCATACCTGCGGGAAGTCGTGTCGTCGTGGTTCGAACTGTTTTACCAGCCCGAGGAATTGCCAATGGATTGCTGCAAGGTCAAAGTAATGGCCCGTTTACCATGGCAGTTGTGGCCTCAGAGCAGACGAGTTCAGATCAAAATCTTTTTTCTGTTCTTGATAATGGACGTCTAGCACCTGGTCGAATCTATTTAAATCGGATCCGGGAAATTCAACTAGGGAGGGTATTCTCCAGGGTTGCAGGCGTGGCACTTGGGGATGAATACCGTGCTTCAATCAGCCACGATCTTTCCCAGGGTGCCTTGCACGTCCCACTGACTAGTACTCCTCGACATCATTTTGGAACGCGGGAAATTCAGGTTAATCCCCTAGCTGTTCGGATGATTGATTCCGCTCTCAATAATATTGGTACCTATGGTGTTCGTTATGCTGTTACCTTAAATCTTGTTGGCAATGGTAATTATCAACTGGTCATGAGCCATCCAGTGGTGTCAGGTAAAAAACCTTTTACTGCATTTCGTGGCTCGATGCAGATAGAACATCAGAATTCTTTGAAAGAGATTCATGTTGGGTTGCGTTCTGGGGAAAGTTTGGCTCTTACAGATATCAATCTTTTACAGGGTCAAGACTCACCCGTCAAAGTCACACTCGTGTATCCAGCGGATGCCACCCCTGGTCATCTCCTAAGTGTCGTTCCGGTTGATCAGTTGGCTCTGTTACATCAACGGCAACGACAACAGCGGACCGCTCAACAGAACAGCACGATCACAAAAACCAAGCTTGTTGTTCCAAACTCACCCCCTCCGCTACCCGAACTTCAGCAGAAAGTTCCTCCTAAACCTGTCTCCAGTCTGCAGCCGGCCATCATGGCTCCAAGGCCTTCAACCTCCCACACGAACGATCCTCGTTACACAGATGCAATTCGATCCCAGCAACAGTGGTTACGTCAGCTTCAGGGTCGATAG
- the rpsR gene encoding 30S ribosomal protein S18 — translation MSSSFFKKRLSPIKPGDPIDYKDVDLLKKFITERGKILPRRLTGLTAKQQRDLTNAVKRARIVALLPFVNPEG, via the coding sequence ATGTCGAGCTCCTTTTTCAAGAAGCGTCTTTCTCCGATTAAGCCTGGCGATCCCATCGATTACAAAGATGTGGATCTGCTCAAGAAATTCATCACAGAGCGTGGCAAGATCCTTCCCCGTCGTCTGACTGGCTTGACTGCCAAGCAACAGCGGGATCTCACTAATGCCGTGAAGCGAGCACGGATTGTGGCCTTGCTGCCATTCGTAAATCCCGAAGGTTGA
- the rlmD gene encoding 23S rRNA (uracil(1939)-C(5))-methyltransferase RlmD, protein MEEQMVGNEPAPRPGLTINVECSDLDRDGKGISRWNGWVVVVDDLLPGEQAQVQLQQRQRSRWLARRGELIQPSDDRRRPPCILAADCGGCTLQSLKESAQNSWKFSSLQQTMQRIGGIEATPQPLLADNSRAFGYRNRALIPLKREGDGRLRAGYYRPRSHRIVNLNHCPVLDPRLDQLIEPIKQDLDSTGWAADHDLIQAKGLRHLGLRLGHHSGEVLITLISSHDRYPGLLELAEEWMDRWPMVKGVCLNLQPKPNNLVLGAQTLLVAGSETIAEEFCGIHLQLSSTTFFQINTPQAERIVRVLCDWLSTDMGSGTVVDAYCGIGTISLPLAAKGFDVIGLELHQGSVDQALLNAMRNNLSKQCRFRAGDVVDLLEAALFGADALVLDPPRRGLDARVIQTILDTPPQRLAYLSCDPATQARDLKMLMEPAGPYRLKKHQPIDFFPQTTHLESLALLERTSYEARL, encoded by the coding sequence ATGGAAGAACAAATGGTTGGAAACGAGCCCGCGCCAAGGCCTGGCTTGACGATCAATGTGGAATGCTCTGATCTCGATCGGGATGGAAAAGGCATTTCTCGATGGAACGGTTGGGTCGTCGTTGTTGATGATTTACTGCCTGGCGAACAAGCTCAGGTGCAGCTGCAGCAGCGTCAACGCTCGCGTTGGTTGGCTCGACGGGGCGAGCTCATTCAACCGTCGGACGACCGTCGCCGACCTCCATGCATTCTTGCTGCGGACTGTGGTGGTTGCACCCTGCAATCCCTCAAGGAATCGGCCCAAAACAGTTGGAAATTTTCCTCTCTTCAACAAACGATGCAACGCATCGGTGGCATTGAAGCCACGCCACAACCGCTTTTAGCGGATAACAGCCGCGCGTTTGGCTATCGCAACCGTGCCTTGATTCCACTGAAGCGAGAAGGTGATGGCCGTTTGCGCGCGGGTTATTACCGCCCACGAAGCCATCGCATTGTCAACTTGAATCACTGTCCTGTTCTTGACCCACGGCTCGATCAACTCATCGAACCGATTAAGCAGGATTTGGATTCAACCGGTTGGGCTGCCGACCATGATCTGATTCAAGCCAAGGGTTTACGCCATCTTGGTTTGCGTCTAGGTCACCACAGCGGCGAGGTGTTGATCACCTTGATCAGCTCCCATGATCGCTACCCCGGTTTATTAGAGCTGGCGGAAGAGTGGATGGATCGTTGGCCCATGGTGAAAGGTGTTTGCCTCAATCTCCAACCAAAGCCCAATAATTTGGTGTTAGGAGCTCAAACTCTTCTGGTTGCTGGGTCTGAAACGATCGCGGAAGAGTTTTGTGGAATTCATCTTCAACTCAGCAGCACGACCTTTTTTCAAATCAACACTCCTCAGGCCGAGCGCATCGTTCGCGTGCTTTGCGACTGGTTATCGACTGACATGGGTAGCGGCACTGTTGTCGATGCCTATTGCGGAATTGGCACGATCAGTCTCCCCCTCGCAGCAAAGGGATTTGATGTGATCGGACTGGAGCTGCATCAGGGATCTGTTGACCAAGCCCTGCTTAATGCCATGCGAAATAACTTGTCCAAACAGTGTCGTTTCCGGGCTGGAGATGTCGTGGACCTATTGGAGGCGGCCTTGTTTGGTGCAGATGCCTTGGTGCTTGATCCCCCCAGGCGTGGCCTTGACGCTCGCGTGATTCAAACCATTCTTGATACGCCCCCCCAGCGTCTGGCATATCTCAGTTGTGATCCTGCAACGCAGGCAAGAGACTTGAAAATGTTGATGGAGCCGGCTGGCCCTTATCGCTTGAAGAAGCATCAACCCATTGACTTTTTTCCCCAAACCACGCATTTGGAGTCGCTAGCCCTGTTGGAACGCACTAGCTACGAAGCTCGGCTTTGA
- a CDS encoding sigma-70 family RNA polymerase sigma factor produces the protein MTNVQQKQRNSRVQKYLSLVQPIAKRYAQRSGCDCDDLIQVGCLGLIQASQRFQHTEGTLFHVFAKPHIRGAILHYLRDNASLIRLPRHVEERALLLRNKNEQTISAADSLVQQSYRYKTTWVEFEDEFMTGRYYGLKNIERCEQAAKINSALQKLHKNDQKIIRLVIFEGNSLRLAGKNIGVSAMTVQRRLKRALATLRDRLKLDQSV, from the coding sequence ATGACGAATGTTCAGCAAAAACAACGAAATTCTCGCGTTCAGAAATATCTTTCACTGGTACAACCAATCGCCAAGCGATATGCCCAACGAAGTGGTTGTGATTGTGATGATCTAATACAAGTTGGTTGCTTGGGATTGATCCAAGCTTCACAACGTTTCCAACACACAGAAGGAACATTGTTCCACGTTTTCGCTAAACCCCATATTCGAGGGGCAATTCTTCATTATCTCAGGGATAATGCAAGCCTAATTCGTTTACCGAGACATGTTGAAGAGCGAGCATTACTTCTTAGAAACAAGAATGAGCAAACAATCAGCGCTGCTGATAGTTTAGTCCAACAGAGCTACAGGTACAAAACAACATGGGTCGAATTCGAAGATGAATTCATGACAGGAAGATATTATGGACTTAAAAATATTGAACGATGTGAACAAGCCGCCAAAATAAATAGCGCCCTACAAAAGTTGCACAAGAACGATCAGAAAATCATCCGTTTAGTGATATTTGAAGGAAACAGCCTGAGATTGGCGGGTAAAAACATCGGAGTTTCAGCCATGACTGTTCAGCGACGCCTAAAACGAGCATTAGCGACTCTCAGGGATCGCTTGAAGCTGGATCAATCAGTTTGA
- the rpmG gene encoding 50S ribosomal protein L33, with protein sequence MAKNKGVRIVVTLECTECRSASASEKRSPGVSRYTTEKNRRNTTERLEIMKFCPQLNKMTLHKEIK encoded by the coding sequence ATGGCTAAGAACAAGGGCGTCCGGATTGTGGTCACTCTCGAGTGCACAGAATGCCGGTCCGCTTCCGCTAGCGAAAAACGTTCACCGGGCGTTTCGCGCTACACAACAGAGAAGAACAGACGGAACACCACCGAGCGGCTGGAGATCATGAAGTTCTGTCCACAACTCAACAAAATGACTCTCCACAAAGAGATCAAGTGA
- the apcD gene encoding allophycocyanin subunit alpha-B, translated as MSVVRDLILQADDDLRYPTSGELRSMVDFLDQGAMRVSVVKVLTDNEKKIVDESAKQLFSRKPEYVAPGGNSYGQRQRAQCLRDYSWYLRLVTYGVLAGSTEMIEDIGLVGAREMYNSLGVPMPGMVEAMKTMKDASLALLSDQQAKLSSPYFDFLIQGMQTST; from the coding sequence ATGAGCGTTGTCCGGGATCTCATCCTTCAAGCCGATGATGATCTGCGGTACCCCACCAGCGGCGAACTTCGCTCGATGGTGGATTTTCTTGATCAAGGCGCGATGCGCGTTTCGGTCGTCAAAGTCCTGACCGATAACGAGAAAAAGATCGTCGACGAATCGGCTAAGCAGCTGTTTAGTCGAAAACCAGAATATGTAGCCCCAGGTGGGAACTCTTACGGACAACGTCAACGCGCCCAATGCCTGCGTGATTACAGCTGGTATTTACGGCTTGTGACCTATGGCGTCCTCGCTGGAAGCACAGAGATGATTGAAGACATCGGATTGGTGGGTGCTCGGGAGATGTACAACAGTCTTGGCGTACCAATGCCTGGAATGGTCGAAGCGATGAAAACGATGAAGGATGCTTCGCTGGCCTTGCTTTCCGACCAACAAGCCAAGCTTTCTTCCCCTTACTTTGATTTCTTGATTCAAGGCATGCAGACCTCCACCTGA
- the pheT gene encoding phenylalanine--tRNA ligase subunit beta — MLVSLSWLKELVQVDDAVDDLAERLSMAGFEVENVDDLSAQSKGVVVGHVLTRDKHPNADKLSVCRVDIGAEEPVQIVCGAANVRAGIYVPVATVGAVLPAVDLTIKAGELRGVTSDGMICSLSELGLTADSSGIAILEDSTEEVPPVGTPVAALFGLDDTVLELAITANRPDGMSMVGIAREVAALTNASLSLPSLNHTPDQEQLQTELDGSYYGIACVEGVRGDQESPQWIQQRLSRAGINAVNAVVDITNLVMLEQGQPLHAFDAEALESLTGQSVDAASFAVRPAKDQETFIGLDDQSLCLDPRVQVVTCHDRAIAIAGVMGSRDSAVSDSTTRIWLESAMFSPIRVRQSSRAVGLRTDASSRFEKGLPPEVTLACSQRAIDLLSDQFACRVNGRWVGGEGPKTPVPLQLRRDALHQLLGPIDTDSSPVDLADHTIEQCLTALGCEMESTDEGWAVMTPPSRRQDLHREVDLIEEVARLVGFDKFGSHLPDPVAPGSLTPRQQAERRLRRLFCSAGLQEITTLSLVGSSDGDGRIAISNPLLAETSHLRTNLWEEHLQICVRNLKASMAGCSIFEVGNTYSGSPESVEQSGVVSGVICGDRRLERWSTSGKYQAPNYYEARGVLSRVMGAMQLDLSDRPLTNDERLHPGRAATLVLEGRPLGCFGQLHPALADDLSLPECTYLFELDLDRLLDAATRSNRWTPIYKSFPTVPASERDLAVVVDRNSRAGDLIQAIRKAGKPLLEHVELIDRFEGDQLGDQKVSQAFRLRYRSPNETLTDDKIQPVHEKVRAALSKQFKAELRS, encoded by the coding sequence ATGCTGGTGTCTTTGTCCTGGCTGAAAGAACTGGTCCAGGTGGATGACGCGGTAGACGACCTGGCCGAACGCCTGTCTATGGCTGGGTTTGAGGTGGAAAACGTCGATGATCTCAGCGCCCAATCAAAGGGGGTCGTCGTCGGCCACGTTCTCACCCGAGATAAGCATCCCAATGCCGACAAACTCAGTGTCTGTCGCGTCGATATCGGCGCGGAAGAGCCTGTTCAAATCGTCTGTGGAGCCGCCAATGTGCGGGCGGGTATCTATGTTCCCGTCGCCACGGTTGGTGCCGTTCTGCCGGCTGTGGATCTCACGATCAAGGCCGGCGAACTTCGGGGAGTCACCAGTGATGGAATGATCTGCTCCCTTTCTGAATTGGGTCTGACCGCCGACTCGTCCGGTATCGCCATTCTTGAAGACAGCACCGAGGAGGTGCCCCCTGTGGGGACACCCGTGGCGGCACTCTTTGGCTTAGACGACACGGTGTTGGAGTTAGCAATAACAGCCAATCGTCCCGATGGGATGTCGATGGTGGGGATTGCAAGGGAGGTGGCAGCCCTCACTAACGCCTCACTCTCACTGCCATCGCTCAATCACACACCGGATCAAGAACAGCTCCAAACAGAGCTCGATGGCAGCTATTACGGCATCGCTTGTGTTGAGGGTGTCCGAGGAGATCAAGAATCACCGCAGTGGATCCAGCAGCGACTCAGCCGTGCCGGAATCAACGCCGTGAATGCTGTGGTGGACATCACAAATTTGGTGATGCTCGAACAGGGACAGCCCTTGCATGCCTTTGATGCGGAAGCCCTGGAATCCCTTACCGGGCAGTCGGTGGATGCTGCCAGTTTTGCTGTGCGGCCAGCAAAGGATCAAGAAACCTTCATCGGTCTCGACGATCAATCCCTCTGTCTTGATCCTCGAGTCCAGGTCGTCACATGCCATGACCGTGCCATTGCGATTGCAGGTGTGATGGGAAGCCGGGATAGCGCTGTAAGCGACTCCACGACGAGAATCTGGTTGGAATCCGCCATGTTTTCACCCATCCGAGTTCGCCAGTCCTCGAGGGCTGTGGGATTACGAACGGATGCCAGCAGCCGCTTTGAGAAGGGATTGCCACCGGAAGTCACCTTGGCCTGTTCTCAACGAGCTATTGATTTACTCAGTGATCAATTTGCCTGCCGCGTGAACGGACGTTGGGTGGGTGGAGAGGGGCCCAAAACGCCTGTTCCACTTCAATTACGTCGAGACGCACTGCATCAACTTTTAGGGCCGATTGACACCGATTCAAGTCCAGTGGATTTGGCCGATCACACCATCGAACAGTGCTTAACCGCCCTTGGATGTGAGATGGAGTCGACAGACGAGGGGTGGGCGGTCATGACACCACCGTCTCGCCGCCAAGACCTGCATCGAGAAGTCGACCTAATCGAAGAAGTGGCGCGTCTTGTGGGCTTTGACAAGTTTGGATCGCACCTCCCTGACCCCGTTGCCCCTGGATCACTGACACCCCGCCAACAGGCAGAACGTCGATTAAGACGGCTGTTCTGTTCCGCCGGACTCCAGGAAATCACCACCTTGTCGTTGGTTGGCAGCTCCGATGGGGATGGGCGGATCGCGATCAGTAACCCGCTCTTGGCCGAAACCAGCCACTTGCGTACCAACCTGTGGGAAGAACATCTTCAAATTTGCGTTCGCAACCTCAAAGCCTCCATGGCTGGTTGTTCGATTTTTGAGGTTGGGAATACCTACAGCGGTTCGCCTGAGTCGGTTGAGCAATCAGGGGTGGTCTCCGGAGTGATCTGTGGCGACCGTCGGCTGGAACGTTGGAGCACCAGTGGTAAGTACCAGGCACCCAACTACTACGAGGCTCGCGGTGTTCTCTCCCGGGTGATGGGGGCCATGCAACTTGATCTCAGTGATCGCCCCCTCACGAATGATGAGCGACTGCACCCCGGGAGAGCCGCAACCTTGGTGCTAGAGGGACGCCCCCTGGGCTGTTTTGGCCAGTTGCATCCAGCCCTAGCTGATGACCTATCCCTGCCGGAGTGCACGTACCTATTTGAGCTGGATTTAGACCGTTTGCTGGATGCAGCAACACGCAGCAACCGTTGGACTCCGATCTACAAATCATTCCCGACAGTGCCCGCTAGTGAACGCGACTTGGCTGTTGTCGTTGATCGAAACAGCAGGGCTGGGGATTTGATCCAAGCCATCAGAAAAGCGGGAAAACCTTTACTAGAACATGTCGAATTGATCGACCGTTTCGAAGGCGACCAACTCGGGGATCAAAAGGTGTCACAGGCATTCCGGTTGCGATACAGGAGTCCAAATGAGACCCTGACGGACGACAAGATTCAGCCAGTGCACGAGAAAGTTAGAGCCGCGCTGTCGAAGCAATTCAAAGCCGAGCTTCGTAGCTAG
- a CDS encoding ATP adenylyltransferase, which translates to MGRDHLWEQALVCTEHALRSGAIVPLATTLEDLPGEDATTFELRHLAGATPKHLQQAGPKPNPFRPWDQRLEVEQIGDDHVVILNKFPVQIGHMLLITREWAPQNGWLNASDWSALTSVDRNTTGLWFFNSNPNAGASQPHRHLQLLPRHDGERVCPREEWFLRFCSDDNDQNRLRQLIRVEQLVEFNASVLQATYERLCENLSLGSPSNDSLPRFAYNILLTRSWMAVIRRKREGVHGFSVNALGFAGCLLSTDVSNLSWLKEAGPDELLRAVIGLEDSN; encoded by the coding sequence ATGGGTCGTGATCACTTGTGGGAACAAGCTTTGGTTTGTACGGAACACGCCCTGCGGTCCGGAGCCATCGTTCCACTCGCCACAACGCTTGAAGATCTTCCAGGCGAAGATGCCACAACATTTGAGCTCAGGCATTTAGCTGGAGCCACGCCGAAACATCTCCAGCAGGCAGGGCCTAAGCCGAATCCTTTTCGACCATGGGATCAACGTTTGGAGGTCGAACAGATCGGAGACGATCACGTGGTGATTCTGAACAAATTTCCTGTTCAGATCGGACACATGTTGTTAATTACCAGAGAATGGGCACCTCAGAATGGTTGGCTCAATGCATCAGATTGGTCTGCACTTACTTCGGTAGATCGAAACACGACCGGCCTTTGGTTTTTCAATAGCAATCCCAATGCTGGTGCCAGTCAACCCCATCGGCATCTGCAATTGCTGCCAAGACATGATGGAGAAAGGGTCTGCCCTAGAGAGGAATGGTTTCTTCGTTTTTGTAGCGATGATAATGATCAAAATCGTCTTCGGCAATTAATCCGTGTTGAGCAATTAGTCGAGTTCAATGCATCTGTTTTACAAGCAACCTATGAACGGCTATGTGAAAATTTGAGTCTTGGCTCTCCGAGCAATGACTCTTTACCACGATTTGCATACAATATATTATTAACTCGGTCTTGGATGGCTGTGATTCGTCGAAAACGAGAAGGGGTGCATGGATTTAGTGTGAATGCCTTGGGTTTCGCGGGATGCTTATTGAGTACAGATGTTTCTAACTTGTCTTGGTTGAAAGAAGCAGGTCCTGATGAACTTCTGCGTGCTGTCATTGGTCTAGAGGATTCAAACTAA
- a CDS encoding SpoIID/LytB domain-containing protein yields MVRAVGILRWSAMGLLGTGVICGTFLALDRYDADAKSRDTMHLLDLLDESPLSVDKSKTRNRSLTAIRPPSELALSIRVGLLSRSPIQSLRTSPTTTCRLANGSFIEVDQLLVVNVDSSNSTRYCKGGVVDINGDSYEGSLELIRSDNGWLAVNEVSLENYVASVVGAEMPSHWHGEALKAQAVAARSYAATHLARPASQTYHLGDTTRWQVFSGPSSLSKQTLRATDETRGMVLSYRGGLVESLYASTQAISEEAHRHLGASMSQHGAQRLATQGLRFDEILGRYYQGASLAQLQRDGS; encoded by the coding sequence ATGGTGCGGGCAGTGGGGATCCTTCGTTGGAGCGCCATGGGCTTGCTGGGCACAGGTGTGATCTGTGGAACCTTTTTGGCCCTGGATCGTTACGACGCCGATGCAAAATCCCGTGACACCATGCACTTGCTCGATTTGCTTGACGAATCGCCTTTGTCTGTGGACAAAAGCAAGACTCGCAATCGCTCGTTAACGGCCATCAGACCTCCTTCCGAGCTCGCCCTCTCGATCAGGGTTGGGTTACTGAGTCGGAGCCCGATTCAATCCCTTCGAACCTCACCAACGACGACGTGTCGACTCGCCAATGGCTCTTTCATTGAGGTGGATCAACTGCTCGTCGTCAACGTTGACTCCTCAAACTCCACCAGGTACTGCAAAGGTGGAGTCGTGGACATCAATGGCGACTCCTATGAAGGATCGCTTGAGTTGATTCGAAGCGATAACGGTTGGTTAGCCGTCAACGAAGTGAGCCTTGAAAACTATGTGGCATCGGTTGTGGGTGCTGAAATGCCAAGTCATTGGCATGGTGAAGCGCTTAAGGCACAAGCGGTGGCTGCTCGCTCCTATGCCGCAACGCATCTCGCTCGCCCTGCATCGCAGACATATCACCTCGGAGACACGACGCGATGGCAGGTGTTTTCAGGGCCATCGAGCTTGAGTAAGCAAACCCTGCGTGCAACCGATGAAACGCGGGGAATGGTGTTGAGTTATCGAGGAGGGCTCGTCGAAAGTTTGTATGCGTCAACGCAAGCAATCAGTGAGGAGGCCCATCGACATTTAGGCGCGAGCATGAGCCAACACGGTGCTCAGCGTCTAGCGACGCAAGGCCTTCGTTTTGATGAGATTCTTGGGAGGTACTACCAAGGAGCGTCTCTCGCTCAACTCCAGCGTGATGGGTCGTGA